A region of Panthera uncia isolate 11264 chromosome D4, Puncia_PCG_1.0, whole genome shotgun sequence DNA encodes the following proteins:
- the SNAPC4 gene encoding snRNA-activating protein complex subunit 4, translating to MDVDAEREKIAKEIEELERILDPSSSSISVEVSESGLALDSEADSLPEEDSDAAGSLASEEERWGEASNGEDDPKKTLPEDPETCLQLNMVYQEVIQERLAEVSLLLAQNREQQEEIMCDLAGSKGPKVKDGKSLPPNLYIGHFMKPYFKDRVTGVGPPANEDTREKAAQGIKAFEELLVTKWKSWEKALLRRSVVSDRLQRLLQPKLLKLEYLHQKRSRVTSEAERQVLEKQSKEAEKEVQDIRELPEEALLGNRLDGHDWEKISNVNFEGGRSAEEIRKFWQNCEHPSINKQEWSGPEVEQLKAIAAKHGHLQWQKIAKELGTGRSAFQCLQKYQQHNRALKRREWTPEEDHLLTQLVREMRVGSHIPYRRIVYYMDGRDSMQLIYRWTKSLDPNLKKGLWAPEEDAKLLRAVAKYGEQDWFKIREEVPGRSDAQCRDRYLRRLHFGLKKGRWSAKEEENLMALIEKYGVGHWAKIASELPHRTGSQCLSKWKIMVRKKQSRGRRRRRRPLRSVRWSSSSEDGSDGDSSSSSSSRDSEESEPEEAPEARAGGQVLPSAQHTVPDMDLWVPARQSAGGPCAGGAWGRPGRPAASPSPPRGTSGAEAGLAACSAASAPAQEAGRAHAPSGTRSSSASAVGCPGSADTPPSGSEAPADESGSRLLRVPLETVLQVLRTNTAHRCRTLKEKLRQPGLLGPSAGAGPSDRVVARPCVWQLWHRTIGNRQRWRGHSLQRRLLERRLLMAVSPWVGDIVLPCTPRRPAAAHTRADGIRKQLQDAHLASTPVFTLYIQLLQIDTAGCMEVVRERKAQPPALLQTGTRDPVPGFLPMPSSTQNATGHGFRSVPAREAAKQSASLKGSRGLQPCHAESGPQAPPPAPCGPRPKPKTVSELLREKRLREARARKAAAPGAVVLPPQLLLSSPLILQPRLPVAPHGPSASGLAVTASVLSRPSAPAATEPCTSGSRASAEDGRPSALPVLASALASTEAAPAASMVPVLGPSQVPLNCHRGGPGQSQAPATTQKQGLPEGPPFLPAVPSPSQLPVQPVCPTPAVGTHERGPQVVAGTPLPVTWVLTAQGLLPVPTVVGLPGPAGTSDSKGLSVALSSSLPGTQIGQGPGLPGLTHPWQPPTSRDTDSDPPSKTDPPGLPVPHQSQGSVEVDSDGAHGPARGSFPGEAQVAGDTAVSGAPSQATLLADHPEAKSPRPSQPPLRGGTGPGSGPGGTAGSALRPERLGEPLGLERPPPPRPGPERGALDLDLVSQEGEAVVREWLRGRRGVSVPPLGGGLPYQPPALCSLRALSALLLQKAALERRAASLAPGGAGALHTSLGQVRRWLRDSPAYLLLKARFLAAFTLPALLATLSPDGVPTTLSVATRADPESEDDLGLEESELTDGCSTSGPRAGPAAATPIQGAPDPGESSASSCLDTSDNLDVLRTRHSWHARKRRRLV from the exons ATGGACGTGGACGCcgaaagagagaaaatagcaaAGGAGATTGAAGAATTAGAAAGGATCTTGGATCCCAGCTCCTCGAGTATCAGCGTGGAGGTCTCGGAATCTGGTCTTGCACTGGATTCTGAAGCAG ACTCGCTGCCTGAAGAGGACTCGGACGCTGCTGGCTCCCTGGCCTCG gaagaggagaggtggggagaggccagcAATGGCGAGGACGACCCCAAGAAGACCCTCCCTGAAGACCCGGAGACCTGCCTGCAGTTGAACATGGTCTACCAGGAGGTCATCCAGGAGAGGCTGGCGGAGGTCAGCCTCCTGCTGGCCCAGAACCGGGAGCAGCAG GAGGAGATCATGTGTGACCTGGCAGGGTCCAAAGGCCCCAAGGTGAAAGACGGCAAGAGTCTGCCCCCGAATCTGTACATAGGGCACTTCATGAAGCCCTACTTCAAGGACAGGGTCACCGGAGTG GGGCCTCCAGCCAACGAAGACACGCGGGAGAAGGCCGCCCAGGGCATCAAGGCTTTCGAGGAGCTCCTGGTGACTAAGT GGAAAAGCTGGGAGAAGGCCTTGCTCAGAAGGTCGGTGGTGAGCGACCGCCTCCAGCGCCTGCTTCAGCCCAAGTTACTGAA GCTTGAATACTTGCACCAGAAACGGAGTAGGGTGACCagtgaggcagagaggcaggTCCTGGAGAAGCAGAGCAAAGAGGCGGAGAAGGAGGTCCAGGACATCCG GGAGCTCCCAGAGGAGGCCTTGCTGGGGAACAGGCTGGATGGCCACGACTGGGAGAAGATCTCCAACGTTAAC TTCGAGGGCGGCCGCAGTGCAGAGGAGATCCGCAAGTTCTGGCAGAACTGTGAGCACCCGAGCATCAACAAGCAGGAGTGGAGCGGGCCGGAGGTCGAGCAGCTCAAGGCCATCGCAGCCAAGCACGGCCACCTGCAGTGGCAGAAGATCGCCAAGGAGCTGGGG ACCGGCCGCAGCGCCTTCCAGTGCCTGCAGAAGTACCAGCAGCACAACAGGGCTCTGAAGCGCAGGGAGTGGACCCCGGAGGAGGACCACCTGCTCACCCAGCTCGTGCGGGAGATGCGCGTCGGCAGCCACATCCCCTACCGGAGAA TCGTCTACTACATGGACGGGAGAGACTCCATGCAGCTCATCTACCGGTGGACCAAGAGCCTGGACCCCAACCTGAAGAAGGGGCTCTGGGCCCCGGAGGAGGATGCG AAGTTGCTTCGAGCCGTCGCCAAGTACGGGGAGCAGGATTGGTTTAAAATCCGGGAAGAGGTGCCAGGTAGGAGCGATGCCCAGTGCCGAGATCG GTACCTCAGAAGGCTGCACTTCGGCCTGAAGAAGGGGCGATGGAGCGCAAAAGAGGAGGAGAACTTGATGGCACTGATAGAAAAGTACGGCGTCG GTCACTGGGCAAAGATAGCTTCGGAACTACCCCATCGGACGGGCTCCCAGTGTCTGAGCAAGTGGAAAATCATGGTCAGG AAGAAGCAGAGTcgggggaggcggcggcggcggcggccccttCGCAGCGTGCGCTGGAGTTCCAGCAGCGAGGACGGCAGCGATggggacagcagcagcagcagcagcagcagggacagTGAGGAGTCGGAGCCAGAAGAAGCCCCAGAGGCCCGGGCGGGGGGCCAGGTGCTGCCCTCAGCACAGCACACCGTGCCAGACATGGACCTGTGGGTGCCCGCCAGGCAGAGCGCCGGCGGGCCGTgcgcggggggcgcctggggccgGCCGGGACGCCCtgctgcctcccccagccctcccagggGCACCAGCGGGGCGGAGGCTGGCCTAGCAGCTTGCTCCGCGGCCTCGGCTCCCGCACAGGAGGCAGGCCGGGCGCACGCCCCGTCGGGGACCCGCAGCTCCAGTGCGAGCGCCGTCGGCTGCCCGGGCTCAGCGGATACTCCCCCCTCGGGTTCGGAGGCGCCGGCGGACGAG AGCGGGAGTCGTCTGCTCAGGGTGCCCCTGGAGACCGTGCTGCAGGTGCTGAGGACCAACACGGCCCACCGGTGCCGGACACTG aaggagaaactgaggcagccaggcctgCTCGGCCCATCCGCGGGGGCCGGCCCCAGTGACCGCGTCGTAGCCAGGCCCTGCGTCTGGCAGCTGTGGCACAGGACGATCGGGAACAGGCAGCGATGGCGGGGACACTCCCTGCAGAGGAGGCTCCTTGAGCGCCGGCTCCTGATGGCTGTGAGCCCATGGGTGGGCGACATCGTCCTGCCCTGCACTCCCCGAAGGCCTGCCGCGGCACACACCCGAG CCGATGGCATCAGGAAGCAGCTTCAGGACGCCCACCTGGCCAGCACCCCGGTGTTCACCCTCTATATCCAG CTGTTGCAGATTGACACTGCTGGCTGCATGGAGGTCGTGCGAGAGAGGAAggcccagccccctgccctgctgCAGACTGGCACCCGGGACCCAGTGCCTGGGTTCCTACCG ATGCCTTCAAGTACCCAGAACGCTACAG GCCACGGCTTCCGGAGCGTGCCAGCCCGAGAAGCTGCAAAGCAGAGTGCCAGCCTCAAAGGGAGCAGGGGGCTGCAGCCCTGCCACGCCGAGTCCGGTCCGCAGGCGCCCCCGCCGGCTCCGTGTGGTCCCCGGCCCAAGCCCAAGACTGTCTCCGAGCTGCTCCGGGAGAAGCGGCTGCGGGAGGCCCGGGCCAGGAAGGCCGCTGCCCCGGGCGCTGTGGTTCTCCCACCCCAGCTGCTGCTCTCCTCCCCACTGATTCTCCAGCCCCGTCTCCCAGTGGCCCCCCACGGCCCCTCGGCTTCGGGCCTGGCTGTCACAGCCTCGGTGCTCTCCCGGCCTAGCGCCCCTGCCGCGACAGAGCCGTGCACTTCCGGTTCTCGGGCCTCAGCCGAGGACGGAAGGCCCTCCGCCCTGCCAGTCTTGGCCAGCGCCCTGGCCTCCACAGAGGCTGCCCCTGCTGCCTCCATGGTGCCGGTTCTGGGCCCCAGCCAGGTCCCCCTGAACTGCCATCGAGGTGGCCCGGGACAGTCTCAGGCCCCTGCCACCACCCAGAAGCAGGGCTTGCCAGAGGGACCACCCTTTCTCCCTGCAGTCCCCAGCCCCTCTCAGCTGCCCGTCCAGCCCGTCTGCCCGACGCCAGCTGTGGGCACACACGAGAGGGGGCCACAGGTGGTGGCCGGCACCCCTCTGCCTGTCACCTGGGTGCTCACAGCCCAGGGGCTACTCCCCGTGCCCACCGTGGTGGGCCTTCCTGGGCCAGCAGGGACCTCTGACTCCAAGGGACTGTCAGTGGCTCTGTCGTCCTCCCTGCCTGGGACACAGATAGGCCAGGGTCCCGGGCTCCCCGGGCTGACCCACCCCTGGCAGCCCCCCACCAGCCGGGACACAGACTCAGACCCTCCCTCCAAGACAGACCCGCCGGGCCTTCCGGTGCCCCACCAGTCTCAAGGTTCCGTGGAGGTGGACAGTGACGGGGCCCACGGCCCGGCGAGGGGCTCCTTCCCTGGAGAGGCCCAAGTGGCCGGGGACACAGCCGTGTCTGGGGCACCCTCCCAAGCCACGCTCCTGGCTGACCACCCTGAAGCAAAGTCCCCCAGGCCCAGCCAGCCGCCTCTTCGAGGTGGCACCGGCCCTGGGAGTGGCCCGGGAGGGACAGCAGGGTCCGCCTTGAGACCAGAGAGACTCGGGGAGCCTCTGGGCCTGGAgaggccacccccaccccggcctgggCCTGAGAGGGGTGCCCTGGACTTGGACCTCGTGTCTCAGGAGGGTGAGGCGGTCGTGCGGGAATGGCTGAGGGGACGGCGTGGGGTGAGCGTGCCCCCGCTGGGGGGAGGGCTGCCTTACCAGCCCCCCGCCCTGTGCAGCCTGCGGGCCCTGTCTGCACTCTTGCTCCAGAAGGCGGCCTTGGAGCGCAGAGCCGCCTCCCTCGCGCCGGGGGGCGCCGGAGCCCTGCACACCTCGCTGGGACAGGTACGGAGGTGGCTCCGGGACAGCCCGGCCTACCTGCTGCTCAAGGCACGGTTCCTGGCGGCCTTCACCCTCCCCGCGCTCCTGGCCACCCTGTCCCCCGACGGCGTTCCCACCACCCTGTCCGTAGCCACGAGGGCTGACCCCGAGAGCGAGGACGACCTGGGCCTGGAGGAGTCGGAGCTCACTGATGGCTGCTCCACGAGCGGTCCTCGGGCAGGGCCGGCGGCCGCCACCCCCATTCAG GGAGCCCCAGACCCTGGGGAgagctctgcctcttcctgcctAGACACTTCTGACAACCTAGATGTGCTCAGAACCCGGCACTCCTGGCATGCCCGGAAGAGGAGGAGGCTGGTGTGA